The following proteins are encoded in a genomic region of Synechococcus sp. ROS8604:
- a CDS encoding RNA methyltransferase translates to MTVPDQLLLSDLLHHRVRCDQGLDHGPGVMAWMHPPVHRLLGWVSRPSALRTSRDVWRLDQCRGFDDQQVFVKGAPAEADQITLDRLPTLLDADLLNVDGERIGIIADLAFLPASGQISHYLVARSDPRLPGTSRWRLLPDRIVDQQPGLVSTAIHELDDLPLARASVRQDFLQRSRHWREQLQQFGDRAGERLEGWLEEPPWDEPLGASVLESSYPTEASPSVDPIDDWDDADWPDDPPVERGRSVRNDSRARNDWPDHEEDPWV, encoded by the coding sequence TTGACTGTTCCGGACCAGCTCCTCTTGAGCGATCTGTTGCACCATCGGGTGCGCTGTGATCAGGGCCTTGACCATGGACCAGGGGTCATGGCTTGGATGCACCCACCAGTGCACCGTCTGCTCGGTTGGGTGAGTCGCCCATCTGCGTTGCGTACCAGCCGAGACGTTTGGCGTCTTGATCAATGTCGGGGATTCGACGATCAGCAGGTGTTTGTGAAAGGGGCTCCTGCCGAAGCCGATCAGATCACCTTGGATCGCTTGCCAACCCTGCTGGATGCCGATCTTCTCAACGTGGATGGAGAGAGGATAGGGATCATCGCTGATTTGGCCTTTTTGCCTGCGAGCGGGCAGATCAGTCATTACCTCGTGGCACGCAGTGACCCTCGGCTGCCTGGAACTAGTCGCTGGCGCTTGTTGCCGGATCGAATCGTTGACCAACAACCCGGCTTGGTCTCCACGGCGATCCATGAACTTGATGATTTACCTCTGGCTCGGGCCAGTGTTCGTCAGGATTTTCTTCAGCGCTCAAGACACTGGAGAGAACAGCTGCAGCAGTTTGGAGATCGCGCTGGTGAGCGTTTAGAGGGTTGGTTAGAAGAACCCCCATGGGACGAGCCTCTTGGGGCCTCTGTCCTGGAGTCTTCCTATCCGACGGAAGCATCGCCTTCCGTGGACCCAATCGATGACTGGGATGATGCTGATTGGCCCGATGATCCTCCGGTTGAGCGTGGCCGTTCCGTTCGAAATGATTCGAGGGCTCGAAATGATTGGCCCGATCATGAGGAAGATCCTTGGGTCTGA
- the purL gene encoding phosphoribosylformylglycinamidine synthase subunit PurL: MTQSSHAVAAFDLGAALRQEGLTETDYSEIQRRLGRDPNRAELGMFGVMWSEHCCYRNSRPLLSGFPTEGPRILVGPGENAGVVDLGEGHRLAFKVESHNHPSAVEPFQGAATGVGGILRDIFTMGARPIALLNALRFGPLEEPATRGLVEGVVAGIAHYGNCVGVPTVGGEVAFDPSYQGNPLVNAMALGLMETDDIVRSGAAGVGNPVVYVGSTTGRDGMGGASFASAELSADSLDDRPAVQVGDPFLEKGLIEACLEAFQSGDVVAAQDMGAAGLTCSCSEMAAKGDVGVELDLDRVPAREHGMTAYEFLLSESQERMLFVVRSGREEQLMQRFRRWGLQAAVVGRVLEEPVVRVLQHGAVAAEVPARALAEDTPINKHKLLSEPPEDIQTHWTWRESDLPSPAIDRDWNADLLRLLDDPTIASKRWIYRQYDQQVLANTVIRAGGADAAVVRLRPQQGEASLQTSQCGVAATLDCPNRWVALDPERGAIAAVAEAARNLSCVGAQPIAVTDNLNFPSPETPRGYWQLAMACRGLSHACRTLGTPITGGNVSLYNETRADDGSLQPIHPTPVVGMVGLVEDLDCSGGLAWRQPGDLVVLLGVSTDEEGNEGLGLAGSSYQGVVHGLLTGRPPSVDLELEGQVQALVRQAFAQGVLASAHDSSDGGLAVALAESALASGLGVDLNLPRGSARLDRVLFAEGGARIVVSVRAEQRPAWQALVASQEHQHVPVTKIGTVADHGCFRLSVGQHPVIDLAVESLREQYEQAIPRRLGAV; this comes from the coding sequence GTGACCCAGTCCTCTCATGCGGTTGCGGCATTTGATCTTGGGGCAGCTCTGCGCCAGGAAGGGCTCACCGAAACGGATTACAGCGAAATTCAGCGGCGTCTTGGACGGGATCCCAACCGTGCTGAGTTGGGCATGTTTGGTGTGATGTGGTCGGAGCATTGCTGTTACCGCAATTCCAGACCCCTGTTGAGTGGCTTCCCCACAGAAGGACCACGCATCCTTGTCGGTCCTGGAGAAAACGCCGGCGTGGTGGACCTGGGTGAAGGTCATCGTTTGGCGTTCAAGGTGGAAAGCCACAACCACCCATCCGCTGTGGAGCCTTTTCAAGGTGCGGCCACTGGCGTTGGCGGCATCTTGCGTGACATTTTTACGATGGGCGCCAGGCCGATCGCGTTGCTGAACGCCTTGCGCTTTGGCCCGCTGGAGGAACCCGCCACCCGTGGATTGGTGGAAGGGGTTGTGGCTGGCATTGCTCACTATGGCAACTGCGTTGGCGTGCCAACCGTGGGTGGAGAGGTGGCATTCGATCCGTCGTATCAGGGCAATCCCTTGGTGAACGCCATGGCCCTGGGCCTGATGGAAACGGATGACATCGTTCGCTCGGGAGCCGCGGGGGTTGGCAATCCCGTGGTGTACGTGGGCAGCACCACGGGCCGGGATGGCATGGGAGGCGCCAGTTTTGCGAGCGCTGAGCTAAGTGCCGATTCACTGGATGATCGCCCGGCTGTGCAGGTGGGAGATCCCTTTCTGGAGAAGGGCTTGATTGAGGCTTGTCTTGAAGCCTTTCAAAGCGGGGATGTGGTTGCTGCTCAGGATATGGGTGCTGCGGGGCTCACCTGTAGTTGTTCGGAGATGGCGGCGAAGGGGGATGTGGGTGTCGAGTTGGATCTCGATCGGGTGCCCGCAAGAGAACACGGCATGACCGCCTATGAATTCCTGCTTTCGGAATCTCAAGAGCGCATGTTGTTCGTGGTGCGTTCGGGTCGGGAGGAGCAGCTGATGCAACGTTTCCGCCGTTGGGGACTCCAGGCAGCGGTGGTTGGTCGCGTTTTGGAGGAGCCGGTGGTGAGGGTGCTGCAGCACGGTGCCGTGGCGGCAGAAGTTCCGGCCCGGGCCTTGGCGGAAGACACCCCGATCAACAAGCACAAGCTGCTGTCCGAGCCCCCAGAGGACATCCAGACGCACTGGACCTGGCGTGAATCAGATCTTCCAAGTCCTGCCATCGATCGCGATTGGAATGCCGATCTGTTGCGTTTGCTCGATGACCCCACGATTGCCAGCAAGCGCTGGATCTATCGCCAATATGACCAGCAGGTGTTGGCCAATACGGTGATTCGAGCCGGTGGTGCGGATGCTGCTGTGGTGCGACTGCGTCCTCAACAGGGTGAGGCGTCACTGCAAACGTCTCAGTGTGGCGTTGCGGCCACGCTGGATTGTCCCAATCGCTGGGTGGCCCTTGATCCAGAGCGAGGAGCGATTGCAGCGGTCGCAGAGGCTGCTCGCAATCTCAGTTGTGTGGGAGCCCAGCCGATCGCGGTGACCGACAACCTGAACTTCCCATCTCCAGAAACCCCCAGGGGGTATTGGCAGTTGGCGATGGCATGCCGCGGCCTATCCCATGCCTGTCGCACCTTGGGCACCCCTATCACCGGCGGCAACGTTTCTCTCTACAACGAAACCAGGGCCGATGACGGCAGTCTTCAGCCCATTCATCCCACGCCTGTGGTGGGCATGGTGGGACTGGTGGAAGATCTCGACTGCTCCGGAGGTTTGGCTTGGCGCCAACCTGGCGATCTGGTGGTGCTGCTTGGTGTCTCCACCGATGAGGAGGGAAATGAAGGCCTTGGTTTGGCGGGCAGCAGCTATCAGGGAGTTGTTCATGGGTTGCTGACAGGCCGTCCACCAAGCGTGGATCTGGAGTTGGAGGGGCAGGTTCAGGCCTTAGTGCGTCAGGCGTTTGCTCAGGGCGTGTTGGCCTCAGCCCATGACAGCAGCGATGGTGGGTTAGCCGTAGCGCTTGCGGAAAGTGCCCTGGCCTCGGGACTTGGCGTTGATCTCAACCTGCCACGGGGGTCTGCTCGGCTGGATCGTGTTTTGTTTGCTGAGGGTGGAGCACGCATCGTCGTGTCGGTGCGCGCCGAACAGCGTCCGGCTTGGCAAGCCTTAGTGGCTTCTCAAGAGCATCAACATGTTCCTGTGACCAAGATCGGAACCGTTGCCGACCATGGTTGTTTCCGCTTGTCGGTCGGACAACATCCAGTGATTGACCTGGCTGTTGAGTCGCTCCGAGAGCAATACGAACAAGCCATTCCCCGTCGCCTTGGTGCGGTTTGA